The region gcttggaaggggcaGTTCACATCTGGATTCAAAGGGTGAAACCCcacgatgattctggaagccgttgctgactaccgtttgcgaatctggcatgcgtattttgttGTCATAGGGTGGAACAAAGACATCAACGTTCTACAGTCGTCTCATCTTTTCAATGACGAGTGCCGGGGTGAGGGTCCGGCGGTCAGATTCGTGGCCAACGGCACGCAGTACAACAGGGCAtactatttggccgatgggatataccctcgttgGCCAGTGTTTGTCAAGACGATCCGACAATCGGTTGGGCAGAAGCAATCCTATTTCGCGGCAAAACAAGaaggtgctaggaaggatgttgagcgagcttttggtgtcctccaatcgcgatGGGCCATTCTAAAGTGCCAGgtacgagtttggcacgaaaaTGGTGTTGCTtccatcatgtatgcatgtatcatattgcacaatatgataatagatgatgaaggatttgctgctGAGCGTTGGGCACTGGAAGATGGTGCTAGTACGAGTCACGGTATTGCCACCGCCCCactgcagatgggtgtaccgCGTAGTGATGTACACTTGATCCAACGGTTCACCGATATGCGGAGGGAAACATCACATACGACACCGCAGGCTGATTTGGTTGAAGAGATCTGGAATCGTAGGGAAGGGGGCAGAGCGTGATATGCGTTTGCGGTGTAGTTTGTATGATGTagaaaattttcgttgtataattttacccctttctataatacaacgaagatttggttttaatttttgtttttattaaattatgcattttttataattattatagtccgataatttttattgtagttaaattaaaatacctcaaaaaatgaaaaaaaataatatttggtGGCTTGGGCTTGCCCACTATAGTGTGAACAAGTATTTTTGGTGGCCCGACCAAGTTTTGTGGCTTGGTCCAGGGCCACGGGCTTTACTATTATGGATACTCTAAGATCGTCCACTATAGGGGAGCCGCGGATCGTGGCTCGGCCATGGCTCCCTATAACGAGAACCACCAAAATCCGCGGGGGGGAGAGGGGGTGCCCAGGAGAGAGCCACGCCGAGAGCCGCGGCTCCCCtctttttcgaatttttttattttcttaattctaTAAATCTACACATTTTCCCCATTTTTTACCCCATTCCAATCTCCACTCTTTTCAATTTATCTCAATTCTACTTTGAAAAAATGAGTTCCGACGATGAGTTTCAACAATTGGTCGATAGGAAATTCGATGAACTGGTTGAAGAGGTGCAACGTGAAGCTGGCGAGGAGGAGGCGACGGCGGCGGTCCTTCGGCCGTTCtatcatcggcggacaatctACCGTGACCATGTCGGGGTTGACTAGCGGTTGATGGAAGACTACTTTGGCGATAACCCCCGTTATTCGCAAGAGATTTTCCGTCGCTGATTCATAATGTCGCAACGGCTCTTCATCCATATAGCGACGTTATTGGCGCACCGGTACAGGTGCTTCACACTGCGACGTGATGCTAGCGGTCGACCCAGATTTTTGACATATCAGAAGTGTACCGATTAGCCTGCTTGCCTATGTCGGtcccgctgacatgttcgacgaatacctactgATGGGTGAAACAACTTCCCTATGGACGCTGAGACAGTTTTGTAATGGCCTCCAGGATATCTTCGGTCGGGAGTATCTACGGAAGCCAAATTCCGATGAATGCCAGAGATTTATAGATATGCACGGGATGGTGCACCATT is a window of Salvia splendens isolate huo1 chromosome 3, SspV2, whole genome shotgun sequence DNA encoding:
- the LOC121796859 gene encoding uncharacterized protein LOC121796859 codes for the protein MGETTSQRTLRQFCNGIQDIFGREYLRKPNSDECQRFIEMHGMVHHFPGMLGRWNKDINVLQSSHLFNDECRGEGPAVRFVANGTQYNRAYYLADGIYPRWPVFVKTIRQSVGQKQSYFAAKQEDDEGFAAERWALEDGASTSHGIATAPLQMGVPRSDVHLIQRFTDMRRETSHTTPQADLVEEIWNRREGGRA